In Myxococcales bacterium, the following proteins share a genomic window:
- a CDS encoding HD-GYP domain-containing protein — MRFVARPHERSRLIALISEGIKLLNLVADQQDLLRRLTMDHQKLQRRETLLDVVVRERTKELEESYEKLKAANRQALFGLAEAIEAKDPYTKGHCGRVAAYSLVLAQEAGYPDEGLETLEFGAFLHDIGKIGIRDAVLLKPGPLDETEWVHMREHPVKGFEIASKIEMLLPIMSAVRNHHERWDGNGYPDKLAGHNIPLAARIVAIADAYDAMSTERPYKQALPLAECEAMLRKQAGAMFDPELIEIFVSRHLGEIYRDDAPDDDVSPPALAQPHEG, encoded by the coding sequence ATGCGTTTTGTCGCGCGGCCGCACGAACGCAGCCGCCTGATCGCGCTTATCAGCGAGGGCATCAAGCTGCTCAACCTCGTCGCCGACCAGCAAGATTTGCTGCGTCGCCTCACCATGGATCACCAGAAGCTACAGCGTCGCGAGACCCTGCTTGACGTGGTCGTGCGCGAGCGCACCAAAGAGCTCGAGGAAAGCTACGAAAAACTTAAGGCGGCCAACCGCCAAGCACTTTTCGGTCTGGCCGAGGCCATCGAAGCCAAGGATCCTTATACCAAGGGCCACTGTGGTCGCGTTGCCGCCTACTCGCTGGTGCTGGCTCAGGAGGCGGGCTATCCCGATGAGGGGCTCGAGACGCTGGAGTTTGGCGCGTTTCTCCATGACATCGGCAAGATCGGCATCCGCGACGCCGTCTTGCTCAAGCCCGGGCCGCTAGATGAAACCGAATGGGTGCACATGCGTGAGCATCCCGTAAAAGGTTTCGAAATCGCCAGCAAGATCGAAATGCTGTTGCCGATCATGTCCGCGGTGCGCAACCACCACGAGCGCTGGGACGGCAACGGCTATCCCGACAAGCTAGCCGGCCACAATATCCCGTTGGCGGCGCGCATCGTCGCCATCGCGGATGCCTACGACGCCATGTCGACGGAGCGGCCTTATAAGCAAGCCCTGCCGCTGGCAGAGTGCGAGGCGATGTTGCGCAAGCAGGCCGGCGCGATGTTCGACCCCGAGCTGATCGAAATTTTTGTCTCACGCCATCTCGGCGAAATCTACCGCGACGACGCCCCCGACGACGACGTCTCGCCGCCGGCGCTAGCGCAACCGCACGAAGGGTAA
- a CDS encoding sigma-70 family RNA polymerase sigma factor: MSDSSPPSSKRADFERHAVVHLNAVYSTAMRLTRNPRDAEDLTQDAMLRAFRFWDNYEPGTNCRAWLLKILTNLYFNEFRKAARQREIHHAAGVEQAATQQVLIDADRPSHQSPEHVLLAGTLSDGVAAALASLPAEFRAAIALCDMQGLSYQETADALGCPVGTVMSRLFRGRRLLRAALAGQRSQEANAPSAKPRSGVVDLTAYRAQAQKEGGTMSGTVGDCRELELAIMAFVDGELPRDEEEAVLAHLAQCLACREDFEAQAALRDSLVASAAGDVAPASLRHGLDQAIAQADRVLDLTARRRRLNHWLIPGSATALAAAAIALAVVGGRPSPSPSAAELASTTVAAEAARQLVRAAPLEVKGAAATPAWVQRHFDAGLMLPASAEAQRQTDRAIGAGAAAPGLMRMRCQQ; the protein is encoded by the coding sequence GTGAGCGATAGCAGCCCCCCCAGTAGCAAGCGCGCCGACTTTGAGCGGCACGCGGTGGTGCATCTAAACGCCGTCTACAGCACGGCGATGCGGCTCACGCGCAACCCGCGCGATGCCGAGGACTTAACACAGGACGCGATGCTGCGCGCGTTTCGCTTTTGGGACAATTACGAGCCGGGCACCAACTGCCGCGCGTGGCTGCTCAAGATCCTGACAAACCTCTACTTCAATGAATTTCGCAAGGCGGCGCGGCAACGCGAGATTCATCACGCCGCCGGCGTCGAACAGGCCGCGACGCAACAGGTGCTCATTGACGCCGACCGGCCGTCGCATCAGTCGCCAGAGCACGTGTTGCTCGCGGGTACGTTGTCAGACGGCGTGGCCGCGGCGCTCGCGTCACTGCCCGCTGAATTTCGCGCGGCGATCGCGCTGTGTGACATGCAGGGCCTTTCGTATCAGGAGACGGCAGATGCCCTTGGCTGCCCCGTCGGCACCGTCATGAGCCGGCTCTTTCGCGGCCGGCGCCTCTTGCGCGCGGCGCTGGCCGGCCAACGCAGCCAGGAGGCGAACGCGCCGTCGGCTAAGCCACGCAGCGGCGTCGTCGACCTGACGGCTTACCGAGCGCAAGCGCAAAAAGAAGGCGGCACCATGAGCGGCACCGTCGGCGATTGCCGTGAACTCGAGCTCGCCATCATGGCCTTCGTCGACGGCGAATTGCCGCGCGACGAAGAAGAGGCCGTGCTGGCGCATCTCGCGCAGTGCCTGGCATGTCGCGAAGACTTTGAGGCGCAAGCGGCGCTGCGCGACTCGTTGGTTGCGTCGGCGGCCGGCGACGTCGCCCCGGCCTCGTTGCGGCACGGGCTCGACCAGGCTATCGCGCAGGCCGACCGCGTGCTTGACCTCACCGCGCGCCGACGCCGGCTCAACCATTGGCTCATTCCTGGCAGCGCCACCGCGCTCGCGGCCGCGGCGATCGCCCTCGCGGTCGTCGGCGGCAGGCCGTCGCCGTCGCCGTCCGCAGCTGAGCTCGCGTCGACCACGGTTGCCGCCGAAGCCGCGCGCCAGCTGGTGCGCGCGGCGCCGCTTGAGGTCAAGGGTGCGGCCGCGACGCCGGCGTGGGTCCAGCGCCATTTTGATGCCGGCCTCATGTTGCCCGCAAGCGCAGAGGCGCAGCGACAAACCGATCGCGCCATCGGAGCTGGTGCCGCGGCACCCGGGCTTATGCGGATGCGATGCCAGCAATGA